AGCGGCCCGTTGTCCATCGGGACCGGCAGCGCCACCGTCAGCAGCCAGCGCCCGGGCTTGCCGGACAGCGAGGGGGTGCGGTGGTTGGCGATCCCGACGACCTGATCGGCCCGGACCAGCCCGTCGCCCAGCGTGCGGATCCAGACGTTCTCCAGAGCCATCCCTCAAGCCTCCAGTTCGGTTTCCGTCGGATCGGTCGGCTCGCCCAGCCGGCGCCGGAGTTCCGCGTTCTCGGCGCGCGTCTCGGCCAGCTGGTCCTCCAGCCGGACGATCCGCTCCGCCGCGGCGAGGGTCATCCCGTCGTCGAACAGCTCGCGGAGCCGCGCGGCCAGCCGCAGCTGGCGGCGCGAGTAGCGGCGGTGGCCGCCGGACGAGCGGTGGGGCTGGACGACGTCGGCGGCATCGAGGCTGCGCAGGAACGCCGGCTGCACGTCCAGCGCGTCCGCCGCCTGCCCCATGGTCCAGGCGGGGTAGTCCTCGTCCTCCAGCTTGTCTATAGCCACGTCTCGATTCTATCTGTTGCACCTGCTTGACTCAATCTATAGTCGAAACTATAGATATTTGCGGGAGGTGAATGCAGGTGTTCCCGGTTCTCGACCCGCAGAGCAAACCGGCGCGGGGCCTGCGCCGGTACGTCGGGCTGATCGAGGAACTGCTCGGACTGAGCGGGCAGGGTTCCTGCGTGCAACTGGACGCGCCGCTGAGCGCGTACCTCGCGATCGACGGGCACGTGCCCGCGTTCCCCGAGCGGGACGTGGCCCTGCTGTGGGACGAGCGGTACGGCTGGGCCGTGGCGGTGGAGGCCCGCTGCGGTGAGGACCTGCTGGTGCTCGGCTACCTGGGCGGCCCGGTGTTACCGGCGCCGCGCGTGGTGGCGCGGTACGTGCGGCGCGTGCTGGACGGCGGCCCGGCGGGCAGCCCGGAGCCGGAGGTGGTCCCGGCGCCGGATCTGCACGACGAGCTGGCGGCGTACGCGCCCGCCGCCGACGTGTTGCTGGCGGTGGGCTGACGCGCGACGCGCACGGCCCGGCGCTTTCACGCCGGTGCGCCCGCCGCTGGACGCGCGTCAATCCGCGTCCTTGAGCGCGTCGTCCAGTGACGGATGGACGTCCAGCAACTCCCGCAGATCGGTGAACGCCGGGGCGCGGCGCACGGCCGGCCCGGCCACCACGCGCAGCCGGGCCGGGGCGGCCTCGCGGTGGGTGGTGGCCAGCAGGCCCAGCCCGCTGGAGCTGACGAACCGCAGTTCCGACAGGTCCAGCACGAGCAGCCGCGGCCGGTCCACCAGCGCGAGCCGGATCAGGCGGCGCAGCTTGGGCAGCGTCGCGAGGTCGAGCTCGCCGGTCGCGGTGAGCACGACGTCCGGACCGCGGTGCTCCGCGGACACGGTCATCGTGCGCGCCGGCGCGGCCAGTCCGGGATCGTCGCTGGGTGGTGCCATCCGCCCATCATGCCCACGGAGCCCGGATTCGGCAGCGGAGTCGTGACACCGCCGGACGACCCCTTGTGGGGCGGGTTTGCCGTGGGGTCACCGGGGTATCGGCGCAGCGGGAGTGTCTTCCTTGCGGGACAACAGGAACAGCGCGGTCACCGCGACCAGGCACACTCCGGCGGCGACGGCGAACGTAGCGAACAGCGCACGCGCACCGCCCGTGCCGATCGCGATTCCGCCCAACGTGGGACCGAAGAACGCGCCCACGAACGAGGTTCCGTTGGACCAGCCGAGTGCCGCGGCCCGGGCGGGCGCCGGGAACACCGTGGATGTCGTGGTGTGCACCAGGTTCATCGTCGAGTGACCGCCGATGCCCATCAGCGCGATGCACAGCGCGGCGGTCACCGCACCGGTGGGCAGCGTGAGCATCCCGGCCAGGCCCGCGATCGTGCACGTGCCGGTCACGACGGCGATCCGCGCGCTGCCGCGGCGGTCGGCGGCCCACGCCGTCCCGAACGAGCCGAGCACGGCCGCGCCGGTCAGCGCGAACGTGAACAGCAGTGCGCCGCGCAGCGAGAACCCGAGGTCGATCATCGCCTGCGCCGCCCACACGTTGAGCCCCTGCCAGGCGATCATGTTCGCGATGACCGCCCCGGCGACCGCGAGCGTGATCCACTTGCCGCGCCCGGCGACCAGGACGGCGAGCTTGCGGCGGCCGCTCCACGCCGGTTCCGCCGCCGCCCGCGCCGGGTCGGCCGGGATCCGCAGCGGTGCGAGGACGGCGAAGATCAGCACGCTGAGCGCGGTACCGACGACGAACATCGCGCGCCAGCCGAACGCGGGCAGCACCGGGATCGCCAGCAGCGCGGCGACGACCCCGCCGAGCGGGATCCCGGCCATGGTGATGGTCACGACCAGCGACGCGCGCCGGGCGGGCGCCTGGTCACGGGCGATGGTCATCGCGGTGGTCAGGGCCGCGCCGACGCCGAGGCCGTTGAGCAGCCGGGCGAACCCCAGCAGCGTGCCGTTCGTCGCGACGGCGAAGGCCAGCGCGCCGAGGCCGAAGACCGCGATGCCGGTGGCGAGGGTGCTCTTGGCGCTGGTGCGGTCGGCGAGCACGGGGGCCAGCAGCGCGCCCAGTACCGCGCCGAGGTAGACGACGCCGCCGATCAGCCCGGTCTGGTCGGCGGTGAGGCCCAGGGAGGGGTCGGCCAGCAGCAGCGGCACCACCGAGCCGTAGACGATGAGGTTGTACCCCTCGATGACGGTGACGATCATGCAGACGGCGACGACGACGTGCCGTGGTGCCGCGGGCGCCCCGGTGCGGGGCGG
The sequence above is a segment of the Amycolatopsis viridis genome. Coding sequences within it:
- a CDS encoding DUF6292 family protein, translated to MFPVLDPQSKPARGLRRYVGLIEELLGLSGQGSCVQLDAPLSAYLAIDGHVPAFPERDVALLWDERYGWAVAVEARCGEDLLVLGYLGGPVLPAPRVVARYVRRVLDGGPAGSPEPEVVPAPDLHDELAAYAPAADVLLAVG
- a CDS encoding helix-turn-helix domain-containing protein; protein product: MGQAADALDVQPAFLRSLDAADVVQPHRSSGGHRRYSRRQLRLAARLRELFDDGMTLAAAERIVRLEDQLAETRAENAELRRRLGEPTDPTETELEA
- a CDS encoding STAS domain-containing protein; this translates as MAPPSDDPGLAAPARTMTVSAEHRGPDVVLTATGELDLATLPKLRRLIRLALVDRPRLLVLDLSELRFVSSSGLGLLATTHREAAPARLRVVAGPAVRRAPAFTDLRELLDVHPSLDDALKDAD
- a CDS encoding MFS transporter, which translates into the protein MELANPPRTGAPAAPRHVVVAVCMIVTVIEGYNLIVYGSVVPLLLADPSLGLTADQTGLIGGVVYLGAVLGALLAPVLADRTSAKSTLATGIAVFGLGALAFAVATNGTLLGFARLLNGLGVGAALTTAMTIARDQAPARRASLVVTITMAGIPLGGVVAALLAIPVLPAFGWRAMFVVGTALSVLIFAVLAPLRIPADPARAAAEPAWSGRRKLAVLVAGRGKWITLAVAGAVIANMIAWQGLNVWAAQAMIDLGFSLRGALLFTFALTGAAVLGSFGTAWAADRRGSARIAVVTGTCTIAGLAGMLTLPTGAVTAALCIALMGIGGHSTMNLVHTTTSTVFPAPARAAALGWSNGTSFVGAFFGPTLGGIAIGTGGARALFATFAVAAGVCLVAVTALFLLSRKEDTPAAPIPR